The genomic DNA GTGGATCAACCCCAGGCTGCGCCGAGGGGTGATCGTGCCGCCGTCGGCGCGGCCGGGACGCAGCACCATGGCGGTGACATAGAGGTCGTGACGGTTCCAACTGGGGTCGATGGGGATTTCGACCGTCGCCCCCTCGGCGGGCAGGCTCATCCGGGCGCTCCACAGGGGCACATCCCCCTCGACCATCAGCAGCGCCTCCCCCGCCGCCGGGGGAACCACCTTCAGCCGGGCGGTATCGCCGGGGCGGTATCCCCCCCGGTCGAGCGCCAGGGTGACCTTGTCGGGCTTGGCGGCCCGTGCCCCATTTTGGGCGTTTTCCCAATCGTCGTACCAATCGCTTCCGGCGTGAAAACGCAGGCTCGTGAGCAGCCGCTGGGCCGGATCGCGTACTTCAAGGCGGTAGTGCCCCCAGGCGACCGGCATCTCGACCCGCGCCGTCCCCCCCTCGGGGATCTCCACCCGCTTTTGCACCGTCGGGATCTCCTTATCGCTCCACTCGTAATGCCAACCCCGTTCGCCGGAGTGCACCCAGAAGTAGTTGCGTTGCTCCCGAATCAGACGCACATCGATCCCCTGGGCCGCCAGTTTGTCCCCATCGGCGGTCGCCTTAACCAGCTCGAAGCCGACGGTGCCGTTCTCTTCGGGATGGCTGTCGCCAAAGTCGGGACGGACGCCGAGCAGGGCGGGGCGGGGCCAGATCAGGGCCGAATAGGGGCGGACCACCGCCCGTCCCCCCGATTCGAGCAGGGAGCCGATCACCCGCACCTCAAGGGGGGAGGTGGTCTGCCCCCAGCGAGAGGGGATCTTCATCGCCCCCGCCCCTTGGTCGTCCAGGGTCAGGTCGGGCAGCTCAAAATGTTGCAACGCGTCGTTGTCGCGGATGTCGCCAAACTCGAACCCTTTGAGCGATTCGACCGGGCTGCGCCAGTGCAGCACCTGGACCTCTCCGGTCACCCGGTTGCCCGCCGCCGGAGCCCCATAAAGGTAGGCCCCTTGCAGCGCAATGGTCAGGGTTTGATCGGCGGCAGAGACGATGGGGGCGGTTTGACCGGGGGCGAAGGTCAGGCTCATCCGCTCGGGCATAAACTCCTCGACCTTAAGCGGATAAACCACCGGCTTGGCCATCGCTCCGCTCACCACTACCTGCCATACCCCCAACGGGGCGTTGTCGGGCAGGCGCCAGTCGGCCTGGTAGTACCCCAGCTCTTGGGCCTCCCACTTGAAGCTCTTGGCGACCGCGCCGTCGGGCCGCTTCACCGCCACGTCGAGCACCTGGGGTTGCAGGGGGGCGCCGTCGCCGTCGCGCAGCAGCCCCGACAAACGGACCAACTCGCCGGGGCGGTAGAGATCGCGGGGGCCGTAGAGGAACAGCTCCATCGGCAGTTGAGGGCGACCGCCGATGTCGAACTCGGTGAGATCCAGCGCCGGTTGATTCAGCGCCACCAGCGAGGTTTGGTTGCCCTGCCGGGCGACGATCAGCTCCGCGCCACGGGGGCTGCCATCCAGGGAGAGCGCCCCCTCGGCGTTGCACACCCCGTGCATCAAGATGTTCCCCGACCGGTCGATCAGATCGACCTCCACCCCCTTGAGCGGTTGGCCGCTTTTCAACGACTGGGCCTGCACATCGAGGCGGCCGCCGGGGTAGAGCCGCACCTGCAAGCCGATGTCGGTCACGGTGAACCAGGTGACCTGTTTGTGGTTGAAGTCGCCCGGAACCCGCATCACCGCCAGGTAAACCCCCGGCGGGCTGAGGGCGTTGATCCCCTCGACATCAAGGGTGCGGGGGGTGGCCCGGTTGTGTTCGGGATTCAGGTCAAAGCGCCCCGTGTAGGCGAGTTTGCCGCTGTCGGTCAGGTGTTCGACGCTCCACAGCTCCCCGTGGCCGTCGAAGCGACGCAGCACCGTGCCGAACTTTTCGGGGGGGATGCGGAAGAAGTCGATGTCGGCCGCATCGACGTTGACGCTGACCACCGGCAGCCCCTTGCCCAACCCCGCCGCCAGAACCATCCCCCGCCCGACGAAGCTCAACGAGGGCTCCAGCGGACGGGTTTTGAGGGTTTGCACGAAGTCGCTCCCCAACCGCTTCCCCCCCTGCCCCGCCAGGGCCGCCGAGACGGTGACCCGATAGGTGGTTTCGGGCTCGATGGCGGCAAACCAAGCCGACCTCCCCCCCGCCTCGATCACCCACCCCCCATCCACCGCCGCCTGCCCCCCGGCACTGACCTGAACGAAGTGATCCAAATCGACCCCCTCGGCCAGCGGCAGCGAGAAGGTCAACGCCAGTCCCCGCCGCCCATCCTGCTCCACCTCGGAACAATCGAGCACCGCAAAGGGCTGGGTGGGATCGAACGGGGCAACCGCCTGGGCCGGTTTGTCAGATGGAGGGGGCGCGGCGTCGCCGCAGGCGATCAGGATCAGGGGAAGCAGCAGGGTCAGAAGGGTTTTGAGGGTGCGGGGGATGGGGAACATGGGGCTCCTTCCTTGGGTGGTGGCGACGCTCGATGGGGCGCTTGGAGGCCGAACCGGCTTATGGGTAGGGCCGATAAATCCGGGGACTCACCCGCTCACGCGATCAGTATCCGCTGGGCGAAAAGTGCATGAAGTCCTTCTGCAACCCCTCGATTTGCCCGCCCCATTTCAAGCCAACGTTGTCGAGGGCTCGAACGATGGGGTGATCGGGGGTGAGGCTGCCGATCTGGCCGGGATCCCACTTCCCCCCTCGGAGCAGACGGCAACCGGGGCCGAAGGTGGGGCAGTGGTCGTACAAACCATTGTGTCGTTCGTTGATGTCCAGCGCCACGCCAAAGGCATGGTTGCTGAATTGGGTGCGATTGCCCCGGTCGTCCACCGCCCCCTTGGTCATCCCCACCCGATACCCCACCACCGAATCGATCTCCGCCCCCGCCGCCAGCACCTGATTCAGTGCCGCCCAAACCTGAATCTTGATCCGCTTGCACACCCGAAAAGGGGCCAGCCCCGGAAGAGAGATTTCGATCTGATCCTCTTCACACACGGTGCAACCGGTTGCGGGGTCGATTTCGGTCGGTTGCAGCTCGGCGTAGGGGTGGCGAACCGAGTGAACATCTACCGCGCTTTTGGCGAAGGTGCTCCAACGGTAGGTGGTGTAGTGGCAACTCGGCTCGTCGGCTTGGGCGAGCCCAAGGGGGGGCGCGGCGAACAGCACGATGAGGATGAAGATGAAAACAATATTGAGGGGCATGGGTTATTTCATGGGGGTGGATTGGGTGGATTTTTTTGGGGGGATAAGCCCTAAATAAACAATATTATTGGGGCTGAAAGGTTTGATGACACCGACGCTTCCCCCCCGGTTTGTTGGGCACCTCTAAGGAAGCGCTGATTTAATAGCGCTTCCTTAGGAACCACCCATCGATCAGGGCGACGATGGCAATGCCAATGGTGTACGAGGCCATATCGATCCAGGAAAAGTGCGACCCGAGGACCAGGTGGCCAGGGGTTGTTGCCCGAATCGAGTTGATCCAAGGCGCTTGATACAACTGACTGATCTCATCGACGTACGAGATGGCGAGTGAGGACAAGACGACTTTGATGACCGATGCCGTAGGGGTGCAAATGCAAACCAGCCAATAAACCATCTGAGCCCAAAGGGCGTCGCCGGGGTATTTTTCAAGTGCCGCAGGAAACAAGGCGGGGAATTTTCTTGAGGCGAGGCCCAGTCCGATGGTGAAAAGGAGGGCGGCTCCAAGATAAATGCGGTTGCGCTGGGTATGTCTCACGGTTTTTTTGAGTGTTCGGTCTTTAGGGAAGCGCTGATTGATTGGCCCTTCCGAACGGCCTACGGATGGGCCGACAAAATCAGGAACGTAAGTGACTGATTTATGCAAGCGGAGCAAAAACCATCGCCGCCTCATGGCGCCTACTTTTGGTTTTTGCGAAGCGTGCTGATTCAAGGCAGGGTGCCTTGAATCAGCGCTTCCTTAGGGTGGCTGTCACGTTTGGGCGGTTGCAACGCCACAAAAAGCCGTGGCGGCCCGGGTTGTTCAGGGGCCGACACTGCCCGCACCTTGCGGATCGAGCAGCAACCTTAAGCCCCATTGGCTGGCGATCCAGCGGTTGGCATTGCGCTGCCCCGACAGTTGCAGTTTGAAGCAGCGGACAGGGGACGGCTCCTCGGCGACCGCCAGCCACACCGTCCCCACTGGCTTGCCGGGGGCGCCGCCGCCGGGACCGGCAATCCCAGTCACCGCCACCGCCCGATCGACCCGGCTTTTGTGTAATGCCCCCAACGCCATCGCCTCAACCACCGCCCGACTGACTGCACCGTGTTGTTCCAAAACCCGGGGCGAAACCCCCAATTCGTCACATTTGCCCTGGTTGGCGTAGACGATCCAGCCCCGATCCAATACCCGAGAGGAACCGGGCACCTCGGCCAAGCGGGCGGCGATCAATCCGGCGGTACAAGATTCGGCGGTCGCCACAGTGAGACCCTGGCCGGCCAGGGTCGCAATCACGCGGCGCTCCAAAGGGGTCACCGGATTCCCATCACCCGGCACAAAGGCCAGGTCAGGCATGAGCACCCTCGCTCCAGGGGGCGGTGAATCGAGTCCTCCAAGCCACCATTGCCCTCGAATTCCCGGCTTCCGAGTCGCCAAGAAAGCGCTCATCACCCCGTGTACATCGCTCACAACAGCCACCCCTGCCCCAGCGCCAGCCACACCAAACCCAAGGCCATTCCCCCCGCCGCCAAATCGTCGAGCATCACCCCCCAAGCCCCTGCGACATGGCGATCAAGCCACCCAACCGGCCAGGGTTTGGCGATGTCGAATAGCCGAAACAAAATGAACGCTGCCGCCAGCGCCGCCGGAGTGTGGGGCACCCCCAAGGTCGCCACTGCGATCCCGGCCCATTCGTCGATGACGATCCAGCCCGGATCGTGCAACCCCTCGCGGCGACACACCCGGTCGGTGACCCACCAGCCGAGTAGGGTGAACCCCACGATGAGTCCAACGCCGATCCACCACCCTTCGGGAAGCAGCGCCACGAAAGCCAACGCCGCCGCCGAACCCCAGGTGCCCGGCGCCTTGGGGACGAGGCCCGAGCCGAAACCGGCGGCAATCCAGCGATCCCAAATCATGGCTGCATCCCTGGATTTTTGCGCATGCGCTCCGTGGAAGTGGGATTTCTTTCACCCTGTGTGGTTGCGGAACCCTTGCCATCGTTGTTCGTCACGCTATGTTTACCTCGTGGGCCAAAATCCACGTTTTGTTGGTTTCCTGTTTAATTTTTTGATCAAGGGTGATCCTCCATGGCCATGAACCGTCCCTACTCCCGTTACGACCGACAAGCTCAAGTCCAAGTCGCCACCGCGCCCGACAGTGGCGTAGCCGGTAGCCGAGTCGACTTTTTAAAGCAGGTCTACGCCCTATTCGGCGGCTCGCTCTTGGTGGGGGCATTGGGCGCCTTTGTCGGACAAAGCTTTGCCTTTGCCTGGGAACACCCCTTTCTGATGCTGCTGTTGGAGCTCGGCGCCCTGTTCGCCGTCTTTAAAACCCGCCACAACGCGCAGTGGGCCAGCTTCGCCCTCTTCGGCTTTGCCTTCATTTCTGGGCTGACCATCGCCCCCTTGGTGGGGGTTTATGCGGCCCGCTCGGCGGCGCCGGTGGTTACCCAAGCGCTGGTGTTGTCGGGGGCGGTCTTCGGAGGATTGAGCCTGTACGCCCTGACCACCCGCAAGGATTTTTCTTTCTTGCAGGGGTTCTTGTTCGCGGGATTGATCGTCTTGATTGTGGCGGGGCTTTCGAATTTCTTCTTCCAATCGACGGTGCTGCAACTGGCCATCGCCTCGGTGGGGGTGTTGTTGTTCTCGGGGTTCATCCTTTTCGACACCCAACAGATCGCCCGGGTCTACCCCGATAACGAGGTTACGATGGCGGCACTGGCCCTCTACCTCGACTTCTTGAACCTCTTTATCAGCCTGCTGCAACTGCTGGGGTTCCTCAACAACGAGGAATAACCACCACAAGGTTGCCTCCGGTTGCCTTCAAGGCCCGCCCTCCGGCGGGCCTTTTTCTTGATCCAACACCCGCCAACTCGTCAGGGCAAAACGGTTGATTCCCCTGAGTTTCAGGCTGACCTTGACCCGAATGACTGGTCGAACGAGGGGGGGGATGGGATCCGAAACCCAAACCCCGATGTTCGGATCGTACTGCGCCGACACCGCCCCCAGCCCCGAGACGAACAGATTCACGTCACCCTCATAGCGCTCGGGATGAGCCACCCGCCCCCGCACCCGGCGGTCGTCGGGAACAATCCCCCCGGGGACGGGAACCCGATCAACGAGCGGCAACGGTTGCAGGAACAATTGCTCCTCAAACGCCTTGAGGTTCAATCCGGCAATGGCGATTCGGGGAATGAGCAGTCGGTCGACATCCGGCCCCACCACCCCCGGATCCTGGCTGAATCCCCAGCGAATCCGCTGCGCAGCAAGACCACTGAGATTGAGACTGTCGTAGCGTCCATAGGGGTAGGCCACCCCCTTGGGTTCGATGCCGTGGCGCTGAAACAATGCCGATGCCTTGTTCAGGTCGACCTCCATAGCCGTCACCTCCCCATCCCAGCCCATATGGGTGTGGCCGTGATTGAGGATCGCAATCCCCTGCGCCGCCAGACCTTCCACATCGGCCCATTCCATAAAATCGGGCCACTGCCCCTCCAACGGCTCGGTGTTCACCGCCAAGGCCCACGGAATACCGGCGCGGCGGAACAGAGGGGCGGCCACCGCGGCCACCGAGCGGTAGGGATCGTCGACGGTCACCATCACTGTGGGGACACTCGGCCAGGGGCTTTGGCCCGAAACAATGGCCTGAAACTCGGGGAGGGAAACGAAGCGGTAGCCCCCTTTTTTCAAAAGGTCCAGTTGCCCCTTGAGTTGCCCGGATGAGGTGCTGGTCGCCCCGTATTGGGGCTCGTCAAAACGGTGGTAAAGCAGAACGTGGATGGCGGGGAGCACAGGTTCGGCCCAAACCATCCCAATCCCAGCGCCCCACAAAATCACCACCACGCCCACAAGCCAGCGCAATCGACGAAAAGTGCCGTACGCCCGACAGGGCAAGGATTTGCAACGATGAAGGCTGGGTGCTAGTCTTCGCGCCCTTTGGAGAGGGCCGAAGCTTCGGTTTTCGACAAAACACAAGTAAATCAACGGTTTATCCGTTTCTTAGCGGTTTTTTGAATTTGGATTGGATGGGGAGGTACCTCATGTCTCGGCGCTGCGATCTCTGCGGAAAAGGCGTCCAAACCGGCAACAAAGTTAGCCACGCCCACAACAAGTCCCGCCGCCGGTGGGAACCCAACTTGCAGAAGGTAAAGGCTCGTTCGACTGCCGGTACCCTCAGCTTGACCGTGTGCACCCGTTGCATTCGGAGCAATCGGGTGAGTAAGGCCGCATAAGCCTTCCCCCTGATCTGCATCAAAAAACCCCGGCCCTGAGCCGGGGTTTTTTGTAACCGCCGCGTTCCCTCAACGCGACACCAGCGTCACCAGCGCCTGGGCCGCAATCCCCTCGCCCCGACCGGTAAAACCGAGCTTTTCAGTGGTGGTCGCCTTGATATTAACCGCTCCGATCTCCACGGCCAGATCCTCGGCAACGTTGCTGCGCATCGCCTCGATGTAGGGGGCGATCTTGGGACGTTGGGCAATGACGGTGGCATCGAGGTTGCCAATCCGGTATCCCCGTTCCTGTACCAATTCCATCACCCTGCGCAGCAAAACCCTGGAATCGGCCCCGGCATAGGTGGAATCGGTGTCGGGAAAATGGTGGCCAATGTCGCCCAAACCGGCCGCCCCCAGAAGAGCATCGGCAATGGCGTGCAATAATACGTCGGCATCTGAATGGCCAAGCAGCCCCCGTTCGAAGGGGATATTCACCCCCCCCAAAATCAACCTGCGCTCGGACACCAACGCATGAACGTCGAACCCCTGACCAATACGAAACGGCGCCACGCCCCCCCCCTCCCCCAGCATCTGTTCCAACCGAGCCACATCGCCCGGAAACGTCACCTTAAGTAGGTGTTCCCCCCCCTCGATCATCCGTACCACCATCCCCGCCCCCTGGGCCACCTGGGCATCGTCGGTGGCCAGGTCGGACTGCCCCCACGTTTTGTAGGCAGCGAGCAGGCCCAACAGGGGAAACATCTGAGGCGTTTGGACCCGCCACATGCCGCGACGGTCGATGGTTTCGGTCGCCACCCCATCCACATCGGTTCGCCTGAGTGTGTCGGCCACTGGGATTCCCAGCACCACCCCCGCTCCGGAGCGGCGGGATGCGAGCATCCGGTCGAGGTCGTGGTTGCTCAATCCGGGACGTGCGGCATCGTGGATCAATACCCAGTCGGTGTCGTGGGTCTCCTCATCCGCCAACAATCCCTCCAACGCATTCAACACGCTGTGAAAGCGCTCTTGCCCTCCGATGACAGGCGGTCGGCACAGCTGCTGCACATTCGGGTCGATGTAATCGCGCCAAAGGGGGGCATCGTTGATCCCGATCACCGGCAAAACCGCAGCGATGGCGTCATGGTTGCCCAGAGTTTGAAGCGAACGTTCTAAAACAGGGCGTCCAGCCAGGGAAAGGTACTGTTTGGGCAAGGGGCCACCCACCCGACTGCCGCGTCCAGCCGCCACAACTACGGCAAATACCCGACCGGAGCTTGAGTTCTTTGGCACAGGGACAACCTTTCTTCTTCATCTAAAGCGGATACCATCGCAATAGCTGCTGGGCTCGTAGGCTCAACCACTTCAACCACAAAGGGGTCCTCATGGACATTTCCGAACTCCTTGCCTTCGCCGTGAAATCCCAGGCGTCGGATTTGCACATCTCTCCTGGAGAACCGCCGATTTTACGTGTGCACGGCGATATCAAACGCATCAAGGTCCCACCGCTGACCCAGGAAGATACTCGGGCAATGATCTACGACATCATGACCGATGCCCAGCAGGCCAAATTCGAGGAGGGGTGGCAGCTCGACTTTTCGTTCCCCCTGGGCAATCTCGCCCGCTTTCGTGTCAACGCCTATTACCTTAATCGGGGTGTTGGTGCCGCTTTCCGGCAAATTCCCACCGAAATCCTGACCCTGGAGCAACTCGGGGTACCCCAGATTTTATATGACCTGTGCGAACATGAACGGGGTCTGGTCTTGGTGACCGGCCCAACCGGCTCGGGTAAATCGACCACCCTGGCCGCCATGATCGACCATATTAATAAAAACCATCAGGGTCACATCCTCACCATTGAGGATCCCATCGAGTTCGTCCACAAACCTCGCTCATGCTTGGTCACCCACCGCGAAGTCGGCGAACACACCCATTCATTCGCCGATGCGTTGAAAGCGGCTCTGCGCCAGGATCCCGACATCATTCTCGTCGGCGAAATGCGCGATCTTGAAACCATCTCTTTAGCAATCTCGGCTGCTGAAACCGGTCACTTGGTCTTCGGCACCCTACATACCAACTCAGCGGCCAAAACCATCGACCGTATCATCGACGTGTTTCCCGCCGCCGAAAAAGAGATGGTCCGGGCGATGTTGTCGGAATCGTTGCAGGGGGTGATTTCTCAGTCGCTGTGTAAAAAAGCTTCGGGGGGTCGGGTGGCAGCCCACGACATCATGATCGGGGTACCTGCGGTTCGAAACCTGATCCGCGAAAACAAAATTCCGCAGATTCTTTCGATGCAACAAACCGGTTCAAAATACGGCATGCAAACCATGGACGATTCGCTCAAAAAACTGGTTGAAAAAAAGGTAATTTTGGTCGAAGAGGCGCGTGCAAAAGCCTTCAATAAATCGCTCTTCGGCGGGGGGAACGTATGACCATACGCGACCTGCTCAAGATCATGGTCGCCCAAGGGGCATCCGACATTTACATCACGGTCGGCGCCCCTCCGACTTTTCGCATTAACGGCGTGGCCACCCCCATGGGGAAAACACCTTTGGCCCCCCCCCATACAGAACAATTGGCCAACTCGGTTTTGAACGACCGTCAGAAGGCCGAGTTTTCCGAAAAACTTGAGATGAACCTGGCCTTGTCGATCAGCGACATGGGACGTTTTCGCGTCAATATTCTGCGCCAGCAGGGTCATGTGGCGATGGTCATCCGTCGCATCAATACCACCATTTTGACCACTGAAGAGCTCGAACTACCGGCCATTCTCAACAAAATTGTGACCGCCAAAATGGGTCTGGTCTTGATGGTGGGTGCCACCGGATCGGGAAAGTCGACCTCCATGGCCGCCATGGTCGACTTCCGCAATCGCAATGTGGCCGGACACATCCTCACCATCGAGGATCCCATCGAATTTGTGCATGTCCACAAACGCTCCATTGTGACCCAACGTGAAATCGGTATGGATACCCATTCCTTTCATAACGCTTTGGTCAACGCGCTGCGTCAAGCACCTGATTGCATCTTGATCGGTGAGATTCGGGATGCCGAATTTATGGAACAGGCGCTGACATTGGCCGAAACCGGTCACCTCACCATGGCCACCCTCCATGCCAACAACGCCTATCACGCACTTGATCGGGTGGTGAACCTCTTTCCCGAGGCCAAACGGCATCAAGTATTACAGGGACTATCGTTGAACTTGGTGGCTGTCGTCAGCCAGCGCTTGATTCC from Proteobacteria bacterium CG1_02_64_396 includes the following:
- a CDS encoding twitching motility protein PilT, with amino-acid sequence MDISELLAFAVKSQASDLHISPGEPPILRVHGDIKRIKVPPLTQEDTRAMIYDIMTDAQQAKFEEGWQLDFSFPLGNLARFRVNAYYLNRGVGAAFRQIPTEILTLEQLGVPQILYDLCEHERGLVLVTGPTGSGKSTTLAAMIDHINKNHQGHILTIEDPIEFVHKPRSCLVTHREVGEHTHSFADALKAALRQDPDIILVGEMRDLETISLAISAAETGHLVFGTLHTNSAAKTIDRIIDVFPAAEKEMVRAMLSESLQGVISQSLCKKASGGRVAAHDIMIGVPAVRNLIRENKIPQILSMQQTGSKYGMQTMDDSLKKLVEKKVILVEEARAKAFNKSLFGGGNV
- a CDS encoding type IV pili twitching motility protein PilT; this translates as MTIRDLLKIMVAQGASDIYITVGAPPTFRINGVATPMGKTPLAPPHTEQLANSVLNDRQKAEFSEKLEMNLALSISDMGRFRVNILRQQGHVAMVIRRINTTILTTEELELPAILNKIVTAKMGLVLMVGATGSGKSTSMAAMVDFRNRNVAGHILTIEDPIEFVHVHKRSIVTQREIGMDTHSFHNALVNALRQAPDCILIGEIRDAEFMEQALTLAETGHLTMATLHANNAYHALDRVVNLFPEAKRHQVLQGLSLNLVAVVSQRLIPGAQGGRAAAVEVMINTPRISELIIDGKLGEIRDTMAKSRDAGCQTFDQHLYDLFKLGKITEETAIKHADSLNDIKLMIKADQFSGDPKKDLANISKNFKL